In one window of Rhizobium sp. ACO-34A DNA:
- a CDS encoding VWA domain-containing protein produces the protein MFIPFFLKLKEAKIPVTLREFLALLEGVEAGLADFDTEAFYFLARTALVKDERHIDRFDRVFSEIFGGLESISAADGVETVPIPEEWLRRLTEKHLSEGDRKLVEALGGFDKLMETLRQRLSEQKGRHQGGSKWIGTAGTSPFGAYGYNPEGVRIGQHESRHRRAVKVWDKREFRNLDDGVELGTRNIKVALRRLRRFIREGAADEFDLPGTIRSTAEHGYLDVKTRPERRNAVKLLMFFDIGGSMDDHIRIVEELFSAARSEFRHMDYFYFHNCPYERVWKDNRRRHSEAMATENVIRTYGSDYRLIFVGDASMSPYEITHPGGSVEHWNTEAGAVWIDRLTGHFRKSLWLNPLPESRWGYTTSVGLIRRLMGDRMFPLTLGGLETAARELSR, from the coding sequence ATGTTCATCCCCTTCTTCCTCAAACTCAAGGAAGCGAAGATCCCGGTGACGCTCCGGGAATTCCTGGCGCTTCTCGAGGGCGTGGAAGCGGGGCTTGCCGATTTCGACACAGAAGCCTTCTATTTCCTCGCCCGCACCGCGCTGGTGAAGGACGAACGGCATATCGACCGGTTCGACCGGGTGTTTTCCGAGATCTTCGGCGGACTGGAGAGCATCTCCGCCGCCGACGGCGTGGAAACCGTGCCGATCCCCGAGGAATGGCTGCGCAGGCTGACTGAGAAACACCTCTCGGAAGGAGACAGGAAACTGGTCGAGGCCCTCGGTGGCTTCGACAAGCTGATGGAGACGCTGCGCCAGCGGCTTTCCGAGCAGAAGGGACGCCATCAGGGCGGTTCCAAATGGATCGGCACCGCCGGCACCTCGCCCTTCGGCGCCTATGGCTACAATCCCGAAGGCGTTCGCATTGGCCAGCACGAATCCCGCCATCGCCGCGCGGTGAAGGTCTGGGACAAGCGCGAATTCCGCAATCTCGACGACGGGGTCGAGCTTGGCACCCGCAACATCAAGGTGGCGCTGAGACGGCTCCGCCGCTTCATCCGCGAGGGAGCCGCCGACGAATTCGACCTGCCCGGCACCATCCGCTCGACCGCCGAGCACGGCTATCTCGACGTGAAGACGCGGCCGGAACGGCGCAATGCCGTCAAGCTGCTGATGTTCTTCGACATTGGCGGCTCCATGGACGATCACATCCGCATCGTCGAGGAACTCTTCTCCGCCGCCCGCTCCGAATTCCGGCACATGGATTACTTCTACTTCCACAACTGCCCCTATGAACGGGTGTGGAAGGACAATCGCCGCCGCCACTCCGAAGCGATGGCGACCGAGAACGTGATCCGAACCTATGGCTCCGACTACCGCCTGATCTTCGTCGGCGATGCCTCGATGAGCCCTTATGAGATCACCCATCCCGGCGGCTCGGTCGAACATTGGAACACGGAAGCCGGTGCCGTCTGGATCGACCGCCTGACGGGTCATTTCAGGAAGAGCCTCTGGCTCAATCCATTGCCGGAAAGCCGTTGGGGCTATACGACATCGGTCGGTCTCATCCGTCGACTGATGGGCGACCGCATGTTTCCGCTGACGCTCGGCGGCCTCGAAACCGCGGCGAGAGAGCTTTCCCGCTGA